The following proteins are co-located in the Hypanus sabinus isolate sHypSab1 chromosome 28, sHypSab1.hap1, whole genome shotgun sequence genome:
- the LOC132382564 gene encoding uncharacterized protein LOC132382564 — protein sequence MIKPATTMKTSFLSSSGYTDFRNHLQSTWNEGFHKAVIRDNFSLIVTQLQISPVFYRLLREKGILSDQQIRIIQREGSQEYKVAKLLSLLEAEGQWVLEPFSEVLKETGYVELAKALNNAALTRSLEKRDNGGKRDKLWKQVQTLEQELQKGYMEEALTLKRALGDMKREYLLRLQNLENELAFMERERDVARKEQKVALLKKESLLKENKELLKILRHLRQSLEHHESKWNGAASTHQTLLYNNPTRQKWN from the exons ATGATCAAACCAGCAACTACGATGAAGACGTCATTTCTCAGCAGCTCTGGTTACACAG ATTTCAGGAACCATCTTCAAAGTACATGGAACGAGGGTTTCCATAAAGCTGTAATTCGGGACAACTTTTCCTTGATTGTCACACAGCTTCAGATATCGCCAGTGTTCTACAGACTTCTACGGGAAAAGGGGATTCTATCTGACCAACAAATCCGAATAATACAG AGGGAAGGCAGCCAAGAGTATAAAGTTGCCAAATTGCTCTCGCTGTTGGAGGCTGAAGGACAGTGGGTCTTGGAGCCATTCTCTGAGGTGCTAAAAGAGACGGGCTATGTTGAATTGGCTAAAGCCTTAAATAATGCAGCATTAACAAGGAGCCTAG AGAAACGGGataatggtggtaagagagacaAGCTTTGGAAACAAGTACAAACACTTGAACAAGAGCTACAGAAGGGCTACATGGAGGAGGCACTTACTCTCAAAAGAGCCCTGGGAGACATGAAGAGAGAGTATTTACTACG GTTACAGAATTTGGAAAATGAGTTGGCCTTCATGGAAAGGGAGAGAGATGTTGCCAGAAAAGAACAAAAGGTGGCACTGCTGAAGAAAGAATCACTTCTGAAGGAGAACAAGGAACTTCTGAAAATATTAAGACACTTGCGCCAATCCTTAGAACATCATGAAAGCAAATGGAATGGTGCAGCCTCGACTCATCAGACTTTGTTATATAACAATCCTACTAGACAGAAGTGGAATTAA